Below is a window of Leuconostoc gasicomitatum LMG 18811 DNA.
AAGCTGATTTACCTTCGACAAATAGCAGAATAATAGTAAAGATAATGGCAACAATGCCATAACGAAATAGTGTAATATAAAATGGATCCATAATTTTTAGTGCGGGAACCATTACAGGGAACATACCACCCCAAGAAAATACAGCAATTAAACATAGGATAATTCCTAATAAATATTTTTTAGTCATCTCAATTCCTCTTTCTAAAACTTATGATATTTAATTCTTCCAGATAAATTAATTTACCCGCTCTGGCTTGTTTAAAATATATCATCTATATTGCTATACTGGAATTAACAGTATAAACTAGGGGGGTATAGAAATATGTTATAGGGTCATGAATTTATATGTTTAGAGGGGATAGGGCATGATTGGAAATGAAAATATAAGCTTTGACATGTTGAACGTATTTATTAAAGTCAGTGAAACAAAGAGCATCAACCAAAGTAGTAAGGTGCTGCTTCTATCGCAACCGGCCATTAGTAAAAAAATTCATCAATTAGAAAATTACGTGGGAGCACAACTGTTTAATCGTAGTGCCAAAGGGGTAGATTTAACATATGACGGTCATATGTTTTATGTTTTTGCTACACGAATGCTAAACGAATTAACGAGAACAATCGATGAAATTAATCATAAAAATTTTTCATTTAGTAATCTAACCATAGGTGTTCTCGACAGTATCTCTTCTTTTATTTTTCCAAATTTTTTTATAAATAAAGTTTACGAATTACAAAAGTTAGAGGTAACGAACAAAGGCATTGACTTAATTATGCCTTTTAACGAAGGAAGATTGGATGCCATTATTATTGATTCTGCGTTTGGTGATGACATTGTAGGACCTTATGTGCAAAAAAAACTATTTGAAGAGCCTTACTATATTGTTTATTCACAATCAAATACTAAAATGTCACCCTTGATTAAAAGTGCGACTGTTAGAGCAATAGATCTTCAAAAATTTAATTTGATATTATTACCTACTCATTGCCCCATTCACCAACAAGTGGTTAAAACTTTTAATCGTTTAAACGTTGCCCTCCCTGAAATATTTGAGAATAACTATAGTGAACTAACTATTTCCTTAGTTAGAAATTCTGATTTTATTGCGGTACTTCCTGAATCTATAGCTGTTAATAAAGTGGCACAAGATACTAATGGTTTAGGGATGAACAAATTAGAGATAGCATTTAACCGCTCGGTATCTGTCTTCGGAAGATCTGCCGATATAGTTGAAGAAATTGAAAAAGAATTGGCTTGAAAAAACAGTTAAATCTCATATGTGAATGTCAGGTGGAGTTAGCTTCGGTATTGCTAGGAAGTAGCCAAAAAGTCTGTATTTACACCTGCTTTTAAACAACAAAAAGTAGATTATAATGAATCCAAAAATGATATACTATATAATGCTTATTAAAATAGTGGGGGAATAGTTATGATCATAACAGGGAAAAAAGTAATAGGGTTTAGTAGTGTGATAATAGTCATATCAATGACTATTATCACACTACTGATGTATATTGGATTATTGCATAGATTTGACAATTATTTATTGGTTTATTTAGTGACGTTAGTTGGTTGTAGTGCGTGGTTCTTGGATTAATCGATCCAAAAAATATTGTTTCAAAAAAATTCAATTAAGTTGATATAGTGTAGGTTAATCTAATTTAAAAGTATATCAGGAAGTATCACATTTGAACGATTTTATTAGTAAAATGATAGGTCATGGGTCATGATACTAATAAAGAATTGGCTAAGCTATATGGCGATTTATCATTACTATTTATGGCACTTCTGTTAACAATTTGGTAATTAAACGATAGAGCAATTCTTATTGTGATACTAGCAATTACGTCAATATTTAGTGTTTTGGTGATCAGCAACTCAAGTAAAAAGCACGTGTACACAGTAGTTTATAGTCAAATCAAAAGGCCGCTCTGGGAAGGAGACGGTCTTTTGATTTGAGAGAGAATACTGTATTGTGAAAAAATTTAGGGCGAGCAAGGAACAGTCAAGTTATTGATTATGTCATCATAATAAGCCTATTAGATTAATTAATAGCAAACTGTTAAAAATGCTTTTTCTATATAACAAATGCAGATAGGAAATAGTCACCGCCGTGCCGTTCCTATTTTATCCACATAAAATCTGTGTTATAGTTGATTTTTAATCATGTACTGACTTGTCAAAATATTTTGACAACGATAAAAGCTGCTAATATCAATATCTTTGACAGACAAATTAATTGAATAACTTTAAAGTAGATATAACAGAGGGGGAAGAAATTGAATGGAATTAGGTAAACAAATAAAGAATTATCGCACGACTTTTAATTATTCTCAAGAACAATTGGCAGAAAAAACTTTTGTTTCGAGACAAACAATTTCAAATTGGGAAACAAATAAAAGTTATCCAGATATTCAAAGTCTGTTGTTACTTAGTTCGGTATTCGGTACTTCCTTAGATGAATTAGTCAAGGGAGATTTACAAGTTATGAAAAATGAGTTACAGAACAACAAAAGTAATCGGAGAATGACGGTATATTCCTGGATTATGGTTATTTCTTTTCTAGTGACAGCAGTATCAATGGGGCCAATACTTTTAGCGGATAAGATAATTTTATTATTCATACCATTCTTATTACTTGTCCCAGCATGTTATTTTGGCATCAAAGTAGAATCATTAAAAAAATCAGCAGATATAAAAACATATTCAGAAATATTAGCCTTTAGTCAAGGCAAGTCAGTGGATGAATTAAGAAGATATAGAAATAAAGTATCTAATTTTTTTGAGAAATTTGCTATTGTATTTCTATTTATAATTGTGTTTGTTAGTATTTGCTCAGTTTCTACATGGGTGGCGCGTATATTGATGTCATAATTTTGATCTGCTGTTTTACGTATTGACCACAAATGTATTAGAAATAAAAGGAGATAACCATGAGTGTTACCGGTATGATAGCCGACTTAATTGAAGAGGCACGTCAAGATAATGAAGATTATGCTGACGCTATGAAAGTTATTAATTCTCAAAATCGTGAGTATGTTTCAGCAGAAGAAATCAGAGCAAAATTAGGTCTATGAAATCTAGTTGGGCATTTGATAGTAACGTAGGGAAAAAGTTAGTAAGTTAAATAAACTAATTCAGCGGCGAATATCTAATTGGTTAGGTTACATATTAGTGGTATAGAAAACCCTAAAATGCTTGGTAAAGCATTTTAGGGTGAATTGAAAACATTGTGGCATTATCGAGTAGGTAAATATCGAGTAGGTAAATATCGAGTTGCAGCTGATATTGTTGATGATGAATTTGTAGTAGTTGTTTTAAAAACAAGTAAACGTGACGATGTTTACCGAAATAAATGATTAAAGATGATAAACTAAATATTTTAATTTTGGTCGGTCGTTAATTATTGCTCAGATACTAAAAAATGGACTGTTTTTATTCAATCCGCAAAATAAAGTATAGGAGTGTGTTTTTAAAATCAACTGATTTTCATATGCCATAAAGATTTTATTGCAGAAGCAATAGTTAATATACCTACCAGTAGACCAATGACATTTATCCAAAAATCCACCTCATTTGATGATACTTGAAGTAGGGACAATAGCGCAGGGATAAATAACCATAGACCGATTAAAAATGTTACAACAATACCAATCACATGCCATATTTTATTAGAATTATTTTTTCTATCATTATCCATAACTTTGTGTTACTCCACTTAAGGCATTAGAGGCGTGAGGGTGCTTAAGATTCCAGTTTGTTTTTCTACCCAGTGTGTAACCAAAAGAGTGCCACATATTTCCTAACAAAGCACCACCAGAAATATTTTGCGATGCCACATTTGACATTATTTTGTATTTGTACATAATAATTCTCCTAATAGTCAGTTAAAATTAGCCTTAATCACATTGTAAGCGTTAACAATGCATAATTCAAGTATTATTAACGCTTACAATGTGATGTCAATGCTTGGCGTATGAATAGTACCTATTTGAAATTAAGTAATAGTCCGTAGGTCTAGTTCTATTAAGCCTCTGTGTTAGATTTACGCACTTATAATACTTTAACATACCAAATCAACGCCACGATGGACATTGCATTAGTGACTATAACACTTCAAAGGGCATTATTAGTTAATAAAAGATCAACTTATTTACACACTGAATGAGAAGTCAGCCCACTCGTTTTGTCTTTGAAGGCCTTTTTCAGCACCATAATATAGTTCATTCCTATGCTAAGTTAGAGCATCCATATGACAACGTAAAAATTGAAAGTGTCCATTCACTATTCAAGCACAAAATGATCTATCAATTCTGATTTTCGTCGATTGCCCACCTGATTTTGGATGTAGCCAAATATATTAATTGGTTCAACAACGAAAGGATCAGTATTGTTAATTGAAAAATGAAAGTAGCTTAACCAATTCAGCCCTAGATACAAGATAGTCCTAACTATTGACTTACGAGCACATTCAATTCATACTATTATGATGTTACTGCTGGACTTAAACCTCTACTAGAATGGCGTGAAGTTCCGGCACAATCAGCTTTTGATGCAACCTTCAGAAACTTGATTAATGCAGGTGTATCTAGATCAGATGCTACTAATGTTGCTGAGGCAATTAAAATAGCTATTAACTTATTCGTTTGAGGTATATAAATGTTTGGAGATGTTAGATTACAAGGTAAAATATTAATGGAAATGGCAACATTTTTAGGGGATTCGTATGTAAAACCAGTATCAATAGCGCTTGTCATACAAGACCTTGGGGGCACTGAGGAAACTTTTTCTAATGTACTGGCAAAAACAAGTCAGTTGGTGAATATGAATGATATTAGCCAGTATACTCTAGCTGATTTTAAAGCATTTTATCAGAAGTTAGAGCCAGAAGTATTTGATGGCGTTAATGATGTTATTATTGTTAAGATATTGAACGGGTTATCAATCATGTATATTGATGATTTATACCCAATTGCAAAGAATATCACACTGACATATCAACTTGATAACAAGATACCTGGCATTTAATTCATAAAAGATTGTAATGCCTCTACTTAATTGTAGGGGCTTTTTTAATGCATTTTAATACCTTAGTGGTTATTATAAAGTGTGACTTAGAGAGCGTTATATAGCCCTATATGGGCATACAGAGGGCAAAGAAAAATAATTATACTTTACACATGCTATTATAGTGTGCTCTAACAATATAATGTAGATAAGTAGATTTTGATAAATGATATCAAAATTTAAAAATACTTGGTATCACAGCAATAAGAGTACAATATAGTTGTGCAATTAGTACGTAGAATCCTGAAAGGAAAAGTAGCATAATGGTTAACTGGGGAATGTATAATTTTAAAGGGAAAATAGAGAATGCATACCAAGAGTTGCTGGGTATGGGAAAAACACTCAAATCACTTGATGAACCAAAAAAAATTGCGCAAAAAATGTCTAATTTAGAGCAGGATTTGAAACAATCGCAACAGGTTAATCCTGCTGATATAGATAGAATATCTTTTGATAATTACCAAAAGCTTGTTACCAGAATAGGGTGGCTGAATACCCAACCTAAGAAGTTTGAGGATGAGCAAGAGTTAAGTTTGCTTGTTAATGCTTTTGATAAATGGATTGATAATGCCTATGATATACTAAAAGTAACCCGAAGCAATAAGAAGATATAGTATTTTACGCTGTGAATGGGGTTTAATATGAAAAAATTGTACACTTGCATTAATTGTGGTTCAGATTATCCAAAGAGTCAGATGGAAGCAGAGACACTTGATGACCAGGAGGGGTATTTATGTACTTTTTGCGCGGATCAACTAGCTGAGGATGGAAGAGATGCAGTAGATCCAGACCATAACTTTGAGTCATACGAAGACTGGGACGAAAATGGTAGATAAGGCTCTTACTTAGCTGTAAGGCTTATGGTGGGTGCTTATTTAATTTTCGGAGACGGCAAGGAAAAGTAGTATACTGGACCTGAAAAGAGGAATAATAACATGGACAATGATAAGAAAGATATTCAAACAGTAATTACCTATGAATTGGAGGCAAATTATCCGGTAGAAATAACCCTTGTTGATGGAAGAAAAATAATAGCTATTAATCCTGACGCAGGTGAATTAGCAGACAAAGGGGTTAAAGAAATAGCTATAGATGAGGTAGCTGATTACCTTACAATATATACATCTAACTTTGCATTTCTTTATATTAACAAAGACGCTATTGTTTCAGTTTCAGAAATAAGGTAAATAGTATGGAACACCTGATAATAGGTGCTTTTTAAGTCCAATATTACCCAGTTATATTACAGTAATATTACAAGTATATTACAATTGTGGGTACACTACCCCCTTTGAAAGTGCTAATTTAGGCGGAATATGCTTAAACCATTGGTATGACTACGTTTAGGGTACTTTTGGGTAGAAAATAGGAGTTCGACCAAGAGGCATACATATATAGAGCCTTTAATAATTCCTACTAAGGACCTAAGAAAGAAAAAGTGTTTAGTAGTAGGTAGCAGGAAGAGCGTAAGCGATTGACTGTTAGCAGATGTCTTGAATCTATCCAAGTTAGGTGAATTGGCGTAGTCAAGAGGGCTAACAGCCCTATAGGTGTTAAGAAAAAGGGACCTGATTATTACCTAAGTATCAATTAATAAGACCTACTAAAGGTCATTAAAGATGAAGTGAACCCAATGACTTGGACAGAATAAAAAATCTGTTCAGAAAGTTATTGGGTTCACTTCACTTCCAAGGGGGGCTTTTTACTAGCTACGACAATAGATTATATATTTGCCACAGTTATTGCTAAAATGGTGGTGAAGGAATTCTACCAATTAAAAAATTAAACGCACAAAAACTAAAAAGCACATGAAAATTTGATTGTGCTAAAAAAATTCACAAACGGTAAAACTAATGACATCAAGGTCTTACGAGTTATACCTATTAATATCATGTTCTTTTTATTAAACAGTTTATTTGTAAAATCTACTGAGTTAAATTCATATATAACCGTGTTTTTTTTAGCGCTCACTAAATTTCATAATGAGTTCTTGCAAATTTATAAAATATAGTTTGAACATTAAAAAACACGACAAAGCAATAATTCGTTGGTTGTCGTGTTTTTTGATTAAGTTAAATATCTTTATGTTTATTTAGCATGTATAATATTTTTTCTAAATAAATTCAGTGATAATAAGGCTGATTATGTTAAAATAATCCTTCTTACGATTTATTAAAAATCGTCGTATGGGTTGTATTGATGAGGGGTAGGATTGCAATCACCATTATGGCAATTTATCCAGGACCAAACCTGGCCCCAGTTACCGCCAATAGGAACCGATTCCCCAGCGATAACTTTTTGAAGCTGCTCTGCACTTAGCTCTCTAAACATAGGCATGATTAATACACTTCTTAAATATTTATTTTGTTCATATATTACGATTACTTAAAGTTAAAAAATTAGTAGTTGACTCAAGAATTTTAAGACATTTGCATATTATTTCAAATTAGCGGGGGCATTACTTTAAATCCAGCCTTGTTAATTAACTGAGATAGTTCAAAATATAGCTGCATATTTTCTTTGGAAATCGAGAAGCCATGTTCGTACAGATACATAGTAAAGTCATTCTGTAACTTCGGAAATATGAAATTGTGCGAGGTCTTGTCTGCAACTAGATCCAACTCATACTTTGTTAAAAGGTCTTTTAATTCCTTCTCATTGACAGATAAATTAGCAATCATTTTTTTAATGAGAGACACAGCCTTTAGGTTATATTCTTCATATTTTTCAGTCATGATTCGAACACCCTTTCTCGTATATTAATTTTTCTTTAACTTTAAGTAAAACCTTTGAACACCTTTAGAATAATACTTTCACTATCTTTATGCAATAAAAGTTAACGAATTGTATACATTTTTCATAAGTCTTCAAGAATTTTATATCCGGCTGTCTTTTATCATTCTCATAATGAAATAACGTAGCTGTTGTCACATTGAGCTGAATTGCAAGATCTTTTTCAGTCAAACCAACATTTTCCCGCATAGATTTCAAAGTATTTCCTAAAGTACCACCTGTAATTTGCTGTAGTTGTCTTTCAGAAAAAATAATTTTGCTAGCAATATCAATCAAACCTATCTCCTAACTTCATACTTTATAGTGACTTAATTATTCTTGATGATTTTATGATATAGAGATAAAAACCTGAGAGGGTGAACAATCTTTTGTTTAGCGTAGTTTGCGATCCTTTTAAAATTGTTTACTCTATAACATAAGATATGTATTTGTTACTAACATTTCCACTAGTTAGACTGCCTATAATAATTGTTTGTAATGTTTGTCGAAGCGTATTTCTAATCGATTGTGCAACCATTTTTTTGGAGTTGACATTGTTACTATAATATATTTATGCGATAAAATGTGTGAGTTTATACTGAGTAATGGGTTCAATGTTCCCCCACATATTTAATGTTGATCATAGTAATAATGTTAGTTCTTTATCTTTTTTCACAATAACAATATCGCTAAACATTATATTTAGCAATAGATATTTAAAAATAAGGTAGATTGCAAGAATTAACCGAACACTGCGAACTGCTGAAAAACCTTTCGTGGTGATTACCAGTTGCGTGTTTTCATTGGTCTTGCATTGATCCAATGATTGATTTGATCTAATTCTTTGTTGCTTACGGTTTCAATTTTGCGTTCTTTTGGTATAAAACGCCGTACGTATCGATTTAATATCTCATTACTACCACGTTCTTCTGGTGAGTATGGGTGTGCAAAGTAGACCGGAATGCCTAGTTTTTGCTCGATGTCGTCATATTTTGCAAATTCTCGTCCACGATCAACAGTGATTGACTTGGCATTCTTATTCTTGATCCCTTTAAAGAAACGAATTAAGACTGGTGTCACTGCCTGACTATTGCGACCACTAACGTGCCTCACAATATGTTGCCGGCTTAGTCTTTCAGTAATTGTACGAACACTTCACCACGTTTCTTACCCGATTGCATGGTATCCACTTCAAAGTGACCAAAGTTTTGTCGTGTTTGCACGCTTTTAGGTCTCGTTTCAATCGAACGACCATGAACAAATACTTGACGTCTGCCATCAGCTTGACGTTTTTTCAATGCCAACGCATGAGCAATCTCATCTTTATAGGGCGTAACTTGATGAATTTCAATCGAAACGGTTGAAGGAGAGCGATTAATAAAACGCGCTGCGGCTTTTTTATTCAAGTGTTCGGTTTAATTTTACAATCTACCTTTTATAAAAACGACTTTCAAACTAAAAGATTTTATCAACTATTGAAACAATCGTCGTATCAAAGAAAAACTCAATGATTTGTCTCCCGTCAGGCATCGGAAACTTACCACTGAGTATGTTTGTCAATTAATGCTATCTTATCCAACTTCGTTGGTTCACTTTAGCCAACACTTAAGCTTCATCATACCAAGAACAATAAACCATTTCATCAGCCGACTTGTCCATGGCCCCAAACTAACCACTTAAATAAACTTGATACAAACTGGCATATCTAAATTATTTTTAGTTTTTATATACTCTAACTTTCCATCCAACACTTTAAACATTGAAATGGAGTTTGATTTTTGATTTGCGGAAAATAGATAGTCACCACTCTTGTCGCATGAAATATCCCGCGGGAACAAGCCAAAAGAACTAATATTCTGTATCATATTTAATTTTAAATTAGAGGCTATAAATTCTAATTTAAATACAGATATTGAATTATGGCCTCTATTTGAAACATATAGAAATTTTTGATCGAAGGACAATTTTATGCCACCGCATCCATTTTCTCCCATCCATTGGTCAGGAATTGTAGACACCAATTGTTCTAGAACTAAAGAGCCTTCAACATAGCTTAAAACAGCAACTTCACTTGACAGCTCTCCTAGCACAATAATATGATGATTATCATTAGTAACGCATAGGTGCCTCGGTCCAAAACCATTGGGGAATTTGAATACATTGACACGATTTAATAGTTTACCCGACTCCGATATATCAAAAATGATAGCCTCGTCCGTTCCTAAATCCAATACTATCAACCGTTTATCTGGCATTATACCAGCAAAGTGAATGTGTGAAGTGTTTTGCTGTGGCAGTGTGCCTGTTCCGGAATTAATAAATGTGTCAGATAATTCTAAATGATTATCTGATGACAACTTATAAATATTTAAGCTCCCGCCATTATAGTTACTAGCTAATAGCAACGCGCCTTGAATATTAATGTGAACTGGTGCAGGGGAGAACGATAGATGCTTCGTAATATTATGAAGTGTCTTATTTTCTAAATCAAATACCCCAACTCCTCCCATGCTTTTTTCTGCAATTGCTGTGTAAACAGTCCCAGTACTTGATATATCAAAATATGTTGCTGAATCCACATCTGTTAGGAGAAACGGTTCAGATAAATGGCCTGAATCCGTGTCAAACTTCAACATATAGATGCCTCGTTGGTAACTACCAAAAATTATATTTTCTTTCATAAGTTTATATCCTCGATTATCACTTAAACATATATAGAGCTAATATCACATTTAACGCTGCTGACAGCCATCCATATGGCACACCTGTTATTAAAAACTTTTTAACAGGAATTTTTGAGTCCTCAACTAACCATAAATTCCACGACTGCGTAATACACGTAGATATCGCGATTGAAACAGAGGGAATTAACATTAAAGCAAAAGCAAAATATTGATTAAAAATCCCAGTACCTGCTAACACTGCAACTGTTGCTGAACCAGATCCCCACACCATGAGAGGGCCTCTAAATAAAGCTAATGGGGCTAATATTATAATAGCTATAGCTAACACAGTAGGACTATTGGGAACAATAGAATTTAATACACCGCTGAATTTAGCAGCATTTTTAACGGCAGTTGCACTGAACATTGTTAAAAACAATAGCATTATTATTAGTCCTGAAATATCAGTGATGGCAATTTTTATTGAACTATTAATAATGTTCAATGCCTGGTTATATGTTTTCAAATTCCCTGTAATTAACAAAACGATAGCTATAGCAAGCATCAATGCAGGAATTGGTTCCCATCCAAATACCAAATTCATGAAAACAGGAAAGACAGGCATAACGTATGAAATTTTTGGTGCGTTGAATTTATTTTGTGATTGAGACGCATCTTGTGCCACTTCATTTTTGTGAATTGTTCGTGAATGCAATAAAATAAACAACGTTACGACAGCGAGTTGAATAAACATAGCTGAAAAACCAAACGCCAAATACTTTGCACCATAAACAACCTTTGGAAAAAATATCTGCAGTTGTTTAATGATTACGATATTAACATACATAGCTGACCCAATAGATAGTGAAAAAGCAACTATAGCAATGTGTTTTGGTAACCCTAAAGAGGTTAATACCGGTATTAAAATGACAGCAAGCGCTATTACAGCACCTACACCATATGAACTAGTAAAAATAAGTGAGGTCACTAAACAAATTAAAATGGATGCGATGACTGGGTGTTTGTAACTCACCTTTACGGTTTCATAACTAATCGATCCTGCAATTCCTGTGTCAACTAAAATACGGCCAAACCAGGACCCAAAAATAATGACCATAATTGTTGAGCCATAATCAAGGGCTGGCTTTGAAAAGACCTCAACTATTGCCGTTTTTAAAGGAATGCCACCAATTATAGTCCAGAGGATGGCCATAACCAAAAACCCCAGCATAATATTGCCACCCTTCATCACGAAGAACACGAAACCTAGAAACGTTAAAATCAATAATATTCCAATAATTGTATTAATCATTTTTATTCCTTTCTGTGGACGCGGTTAACCGAACCAAATAAAACTATATTACAATATTCACAAATAGTCAATACATTATTTAATAAACATTGTAACCGCTTACTCTTGTTTTTTTATTTAAGTAGTATTATACTTTATTTGTTGCATATGGTTAACCGCTACCACAAAATTACTAAGTGAAAGTAGGAATAAAAGATGAATAGAAAAAACATTGTTTTAAATACTTTGCTATTAAAGGATGAATTTGAAAAGGGGAGATCGCAGTCCCAACTTGTTAATGATTTAATTAATCAGCTATCAGTTTCTAACATTGAAATTCGAAGAGAATTTAATGCAGATACTTTCTCAGAATTAGTAGCAATTCGAAAAATTCATTTAGAACAAAACACAGAATTTTTTTATTCTGTACCAGATAATTTATTATTGAACCAACATATTAATCCAAAATTGTTTCAATATGTTGGTGAATCACAGTTCATGGGTGTTAAACATCTCAAAATGACATTGGGTGACTGGCACAATAGTATGTTCAAAGAATTGTCCTATCTGTCTAAAATATTGCCTGCCAATATAGAATTAAATATTGAAAATGATCAAACGCGTGCTAATAGTGATATTGAATTATTAAATGATTTTTTTGAAACAGCAAATCAAAATAATATCAACATCGGTTTTGTCAATGACATTGGAAACTGGATTTTTACAGATCAAGATGTTTATACCTGCTCAACTTCTCTAAGCAGGTACACTAGATTTGTTCACCTGAAAAATTATAAAAAAATTCAAGATTCAGTCAATACCACACCGTTTTACGATGGTGAAATTAATTGGGAAAAAATCATTAAACTGTTTTCTAATGATTTGCCTATC
It encodes the following:
- a CDS encoding LysR family transcriptional regulator; amino-acid sequence: MIGNENISFDMLNVFIKVSETKSINQSSKVLLLSQPAISKKIHQLENYVGAQLFNRSAKGVDLTYDGHMFYVFATRMLNELTRTIDEINHKNFSFSNLTIGVLDSISSFIFPNFFINKVYELQKLEVTNKGIDLIMPFNEGRLDAIIIDSAFGDDIVGPYVQKKLFEEPYYIVYSQSNTKMSPLIKSATVRAIDLQKFNLILLPTHCPIHQQVVKTFNRLNVALPEIFENNYSELTISLVRNSDFIAVLPESIAVNKVAQDTNGLGMNKLEIAFNRSVSVFGRSADIVEEIEKELA
- a CDS encoding helix-turn-helix domain-containing protein — protein: MELGKQIKNYRTTFNYSQEQLAEKTFVSRQTISNWETNKSYPDIQSLLLLSSVFGTSLDELVKGDLQVMKNELQNNKSNRRMTVYSWIMVISFLVTAVSMGPILLADKIILLFIPFLLLVPACYFGIKVESLKKSADIKTYSEILAFSQGKSVDELRRYRNKVSNFFEKFAIVFLFIIVFVSICSVSTWVARILMS
- a CDS encoding bacteriocin immunity protein, which gives rise to MTEKYEEYNLKAVSLIKKMIANLSVNEKELKDLLTKYELDLVADKTSHNFIFPKLQNDFTMYLYEHGFSISKENMQLYFELSQLINKAGFKVMPPLI
- a CDS encoding helix-turn-helix domain-containing protein — translated: MIDIASKIIFSERQLQQITGGTLGNTLKSMRENVGLTEKDLAIQLNVTTATLFHYENDKRQPDIKFLKTYEKCIQFVNFYCIKIVKVLF
- a CDS encoding lactonase family protein produces the protein MKENIIFGSYQRGIYMLKFDTDSGHLSEPFLLTDVDSATYFDISSTGTVYTAIAEKSMGGVGVFDLENKTLHNITKHLSFSPAPVHINIQGALLLASNYNGGSLNIYKLSSDNHLELSDTFINSGTGTLPQQNTSHIHFAGIMPDKRLIVLDLGTDEAIIFDISESGKLLNRVNVFKFPNGFGPRHLCVTNDNHHIIVLGELSSEVAVLSYVEGSLVLEQLVSTIPDQWMGENGCGGIKLSFDQKFLYVSNRGHNSISVFKLEFIASNLKLNMIQNISSFGLFPRDISCDKSGDYLFSANQKSNSISMFKVLDGKLEYIKTKNNLDMPVCIKFI
- a CDS encoding gluconate:proton symporter, with protein sequence MINTIIGILLILTFLGFVFFVMKGGNIMLGFLVMAILWTIIGGIPLKTAIVEVFSKPALDYGSTIMVIIFGSWFGRILVDTGIAGSISYETVKVSYKHPVIASILICLVTSLIFTSSYGVGAVIALAVILIPVLTSLGLPKHIAIVAFSLSIGSAMYVNIVIIKQLQIFFPKVVYGAKYLAFGFSAMFIQLAVVTLFILLHSRTIHKNEVAQDASQSQNKFNAPKISYVMPVFPVFMNLVFGWEPIPALMLAIAIVLLITGNLKTYNQALNIINSSIKIAITDISGLIIMLLFLTMFSATAVKNAAKFSGVLNSIVPNSPTVLAIAIIILAPLALFRGPLMVWGSGSATVAVLAGTGIFNQYFAFALMLIPSVSIAISTCITQSWNLWLVEDSKIPVKKFLITGVPYGWLSAALNVILALYMFK
- a CDS encoding epimerase, translating into MNRKNIVLNTLLLKDEFEKGRSQSQLVNDLINQLSVSNIEIRREFNADTFSELVAIRKIHLEQNTEFFYSVPDNLLLNQHINPKLFQYVGESQFMGVKHLKMTLGDWHNSMFKELSYLSKILPANIELNIENDQTRANSDIELLNDFFETANQNNINIGFVNDIGNWIFTDQDVYTCSTSLSRYTRFVHLKNYKKIQDSVNTTPFYDGEINWEKIIKLFSNDLPIALEYPSSMENILNDINAFKTSKV